A genome region from Populus alba chromosome 5, ASM523922v2, whole genome shotgun sequence includes the following:
- the LOC118031625 gene encoding uncharacterized protein, producing the protein MQSHVIHFLFHDIIKFPLQILQLGFWWAIFSALHIFLYMEAASSKANATVPPISLHASIYTTPSPIASPHQINQKQTKASLLKITNYSPSLFLKMGAATEGIASTCLGIEIEIFQAKNIELKSHGSLFVRYYLSAGKNKRIQLKSRDISSKSNLFWNESFSLECIGTEDSINNLKQETVVFELRWRNTNPILAKIGGSQLLGRAEVPWKTVLESPNLEMERWVMLVPKKGSVPDDVKPPSVQIAMRARVPEMAEMEKKNRRDGRLRKRDGCGCCKDSGCRCEDYEILALAVALEAL; encoded by the coding sequence atgcaATCTCATGTGATTCACTTCTTATTTCATGACATTATTAAATTTCCCTTGCAAATATTGCAACTAGGGTTTTGGTGGGCTATATTCTCCGCACTGcacatttttttatacatggaAGCAGCTTCCTCGAAAGCAAATGCCACCGTCCCTCCAATATCCTTGCATGCATCTATATATACCACTCCATCACCCATAGCTTCCCCTcaccaaataaatcaaaaacaaaccaaagcTTCTCTTCTCAAGATAACCAATTACTCACCCTCTCTCTTTCTTAAAATGGGTGCTGCTACTGAAGGTATCGCGAGTACTTGTCTTGGCATTGAAATAGAAATctttcaagcaaaaaatataGAGCTCAAGTCCCATGGGAGCCTTTTTGTTAGATACTATCTCTCTGCAGGAAAGAACAAAAGAATCCAACTGAAGAGCCGAGATATCTCCTCGAAGTCCAACCTCTTTTGGAACGAGTCCTTCTCATTGGAGTGTATAGGCACTGAAGACTCCATCAACAACCTAAAGCAAGAGACTGTAGTTTTCGAGCTCAGATGGAGAAACACAAATCCAATCCTTGCTAAAATAGGAGGGTCACAACTCCTAGGTAGAGCTGAGGTTCCATGGAAAACAGTTCTCGAATCACCAAATTTGGAGATGGAAAGGTGGGTTATGTTGGTTCCAAAGAAGGGTAGTGTTCCTGACGACGTCAAGCCTCCTTCAGTGCAAATAGCAATGAGAGCTAGAGTTCCGGAAATGGCAGAGATGGAGAAGAAGAACAGGAGAGATGGCAGGTTGAGGAAGAGGGATGGATGTGGTTGTTGCAAGGATAGTGGGTGCAGATGTGAAGATTATGAAATTCTTGCCCTAGCGGTTGCTTTGGAAGCACTATAA